A single Nisaea sp. DNA region contains:
- a CDS encoding DeoR/GlpR family DNA-binding transcription regulator — MDAVSPRQTDILRMARQSGRVGVDDLALQFDVTPQTIRKDLNEICDAGLLQRVHGGAVYPSGAINYAYDARRSLAAEEKRRIGAVAAALIPDNSSVILNIGTTTEQVAFALREREGLMVITNNINVANILRESPSTEVIIAGGLVRRTDGGIVGEATVDFIRQFKVDHAVIGASAIDEDGAILDYDYREVRVAQEIIRHARRTILVADHMKFDRNAPVRIGHLSDIDVLVTDADVPESVQELCALHGVTIASAPGAPGENDPS, encoded by the coding sequence ATGGATGCGGTTTCGCCACGGCAGACCGATATCCTGAGAATGGCCCGGCAATCCGGGCGTGTTGGGGTTGACGATCTCGCGCTTCAGTTCGACGTGACTCCTCAGACCATTCGCAAGGATCTGAACGAAATCTGTGATGCCGGCCTGCTGCAGCGGGTGCATGGCGGTGCGGTATATCCGTCCGGTGCGATCAATTACGCCTACGATGCGCGGCGCTCGCTCGCGGCCGAGGAAAAACGCCGGATCGGCGCGGTTGCGGCAGCGCTGATTCCGGACAACAGTTCAGTCATTCTGAATATCGGGACCACCACGGAACAGGTCGCCTTTGCTTTGCGTGAGCGTGAAGGCCTGATGGTGATCACGAACAACATCAACGTCGCGAACATCCTGCGGGAATCGCCGTCCACGGAAGTCATTATCGCAGGCGGTCTGGTGCGGCGGACGGACGGCGGTATCGTCGGCGAAGCGACCGTTGATTTCATTCGCCAGTTCAAGGTCGATCACGCCGTAATCGGGGCGTCCGCGATCGACGAGGATGGCGCCATCCTCGATTACGACTACCGCGAAGTCCGCGTTGCGCAGGAAATCATCCGGCACGCGCGGCGGACCATCCTCGTCGCCGATCACATGAAATTCGATCGCAACGCGCCGGTCCGCATCGGGCACCTCAGCGACATCGATGTCCTGGTGACCGACGCCGATGTACCGGAGAGCGTTCAGGAGCTTTGCGCGCTCCACGGCGTGACAATTGCCAGCGCGCCCGGGGCGCCGGGCGAAAATGATCCAAGCTGA
- a CDS encoding DMT family transporter gives MLGPKAGGLSAAFYGNAYILLALTTLMWGGNAVAGRLAIDEVSPMALVLLRWAGVVILMGIVSRKKVLAEWPVLRERFWFLFALGTLGFTMFNGLFYVAAHSTVAINMGILQGSIPVFVLIGALLAYGTRVSLVQCGGVLLTMVGIILIASHGELERLAALAFNHGDLLMVMACALYAGYTVALRKRPNVSGIAMFTIMAAAAFITALPLAALEAYAGDFQWPTLKGWGIVLFVTLFPSFLAQIFFLRGVDLIGPGRAGVFVNLVPVFAAGLAVVVLGEVFAWYHAAALVLVLGGIALANRTKS, from the coding sequence ATGTTGGGTCCGAAAGCGGGTGGCCTTAGCGCCGCCTTCTACGGGAACGCTTATATTTTGCTCGCACTAACCACGTTGATGTGGGGCGGGAATGCGGTTGCGGGACGGCTTGCTATCGATGAAGTTTCACCGATGGCTCTGGTTCTGCTGCGCTGGGCCGGCGTTGTGATTCTGATGGGCATCGTTTCTCGTAAGAAGGTGTTGGCGGAATGGCCCGTATTGCGGGAGCGATTCTGGTTCCTGTTCGCTCTCGGTACTCTCGGTTTCACCATGTTCAACGGGCTGTTCTACGTTGCCGCCCATTCCACGGTGGCGATCAATATGGGCATCCTGCAGGGCTCCATTCCGGTCTTCGTATTGATCGGTGCACTGCTCGCCTACGGCACGCGGGTTTCCCTGGTGCAGTGCGGCGGCGTACTGCTGACCATGGTCGGTATCATTCTGATTGCCTCCCATGGAGAGTTGGAGCGACTTGCGGCGCTCGCGTTCAACCACGGTGACCTGCTGATGGTGATGGCCTGCGCTCTCTATGCCGGATACACGGTGGCGCTGCGGAAGCGGCCAAACGTTTCTGGTATCGCCATGTTCACCATCATGGCAGCCGCAGCCTTTATTACCGCGCTGCCGCTGGCTGCGCTCGAGGCGTACGCAGGTGATTTCCAGTGGCCGACGCTGAAGGGCTGGGGAATCGTGTTGTTCGTTACCCTGTTCCCGTCCTTCCTGGCGCAAATCTTCTTCCTGCGCGGTGTTGATCTGATCGGCCCGGGCCGGGCCGGGGTCTTCGTCAATCTTGTGCCTGTCTTCGCGGCAGGGCTCGCCGTGGTGGTGTTGGGCGAAGTCTTCGCCTGGTATCATGCCGCCGCGCTCGTCCTTGTCCTGGGCGGTATTGCGCTGGCGAACCGGACGAAGAGCTGA
- the glpD gene encoding glycerol-3-phosphate dehydrogenase, whose translation MYDIAVIGGGINGCGIARDAAGRGYSVCLAEMSDLASGTSSWSTKLIHGGLRYLEHYEFRLVRESLREREVLWAMAPHIVRPMRFVLPHHSGLRPAWLLRLGLFLYDHLGGRKLLPPTRVLNLTSDEAGEPLKAAFRKGFEYSDCWVDDARLVVLNARDAANRGADIHTRTQVVKAVREEGHWRVTLRDLRTGAERDIEARLLVNAAGPWVDRVLGETFGHNEARNVRLVQGSHIVVPKLYDHDRSYIFQNSDGRIFFAIPYERDFTLIGTTDRDYQGDPAKVAITPEESAYLCAAAGEYFKRQVSVEDIVWTYSGVRPLFDDGASKAQEATRDYVLREEGETEDGVLVNIFGGKLTTYRRLANSVMKKIEAALGSKGPEWSGSEPLPGGDFPVLEFTARLQALKNKYPFLDDGTALRIERQYGTLAETILRDAKALSDLGRDFGAGLTEAEVRYLMNREWAATAEDILWRRSKLGLRLSKAEADVLEAYMTEVSSRAA comes from the coding sequence ATGTATGACATCGCCGTAATCGGTGGCGGTATCAATGGATGCGGCATTGCCCGGGATGCGGCCGGGCGCGGCTATTCAGTCTGCCTTGCGGAGATGTCCGACCTTGCCAGCGGAACCTCTTCCTGGTCGACCAAACTGATCCATGGCGGTCTGCGCTATCTTGAGCATTACGAATTCCGGCTGGTCCGCGAGTCCCTGAGGGAGCGGGAGGTGCTCTGGGCCATGGCGCCGCATATCGTGCGCCCGATGCGGTTTGTCCTGCCGCACCATTCCGGCCTGCGCCCGGCCTGGCTGCTCCGGCTTGGCCTGTTTCTTTACGATCACCTTGGTGGGCGGAAGCTGTTGCCGCCCACCCGAGTGCTGAATTTGACGTCGGATGAAGCGGGCGAGCCGCTCAAAGCGGCATTCCGGAAAGGCTTTGAATATTCCGATTGCTGGGTGGACGATGCTCGTCTGGTGGTGCTGAACGCACGCGACGCTGCGAACCGTGGTGCGGATATCCACACCCGCACACAGGTTGTTAAGGCGGTTCGCGAAGAGGGGCATTGGCGGGTGACGCTGCGCGATCTTCGCACCGGGGCCGAGCGGGATATCGAGGCACGGTTGCTGGTCAATGCCGCCGGGCCATGGGTCGACCGGGTGCTGGGCGAAACCTTCGGGCACAACGAGGCTCGAAATGTCCGGCTGGTGCAGGGCAGTCATATCGTCGTGCCAAAGCTCTACGATCATGACCGGAGTTATATTTTCCAGAATTCCGATGGCCGGATCTTCTTCGCCATTCCCTACGAGCGCGATTTCACCCTGATCGGAACCACCGACCGGGACTATCAGGGTGATCCCGCAAAAGTGGCGATCACGCCGGAGGAATCAGCTTATCTGTGCGCTGCCGCCGGTGAGTATTTCAAACGGCAGGTCTCGGTTGAGGATATCGTCTGGACCTATTCCGGCGTGCGCCCCTTGTTTGACGACGGCGCCTCGAAAGCACAGGAGGCGACCCGGGATTACGTGCTTCGTGAGGAGGGTGAGACCGAGGATGGCGTGTTGGTGAACATCTTCGGCGGCAAGCTGACGACCTACCGGCGGCTCGCCAACTCGGTCATGAAAAAGATCGAGGCTGCTCTTGGCTCGAAAGGGCCGGAATGGAGCGGATCGGAACCGCTGCCCGGTGGCGATTTTCCGGTGCTGGAATTCACAGCCAGACTCCAGGCCCTGAAGAATAAGTACCCGTTTCTTGATGACGGCACGGCTCTTCGTATTGAACGCCAGTATGGGACATTGGCAGAAACGATTCTCAGAGATGCAAAGGCGCTCTCGGATCTTGGACGGGATTTCGGTGCCGGTCTGACGGAAGCAGAAGTGCGTTACCTGATGAACCGGGAATGGGCAGCGACCGCAGAGGATATCCTGTGGCGGCGCAGCAAGCTGGGGCTCCGGCTTTCGAAGGCGGAAGCCGATGTGCTGGAAGCCTATATGACGGAAGTTTCCTCTCGCGCGGCGTGA
- the upp gene encoding uracil phosphoribosyltransferase: MSAHPVTVVDHPLVQHKLTIMRKADTATSKFRHLLKEIAHLLAYEVLRDLDVETVEIETPLETMMAPRLEGKKLCFVSILRAGNGLLDGMLELVPSARVGHIGLYRDPKTLEPVEYYMKLPEHRDERLFIVVDPMLATGNSAVAAIERLKAAGATNIKFVCLLAAPEGIETFQKALPDVPVFTASIDRQLNEKGYIMPGLGDAGDRMYGTK, from the coding sequence TTGAGCGCACATCCCGTCACCGTCGTTGATCATCCGCTTGTCCAGCACAAGCTGACCATCATGCGCAAGGCCGACACGGCTACCTCCAAGTTCAGGCATCTGCTGAAGGAAATCGCACATCTTCTGGCCTATGAGGTGCTGCGAGATCTGGATGTCGAGACCGTCGAGATCGAAACCCCGCTGGAAACCATGATGGCCCCGCGCCTTGAGGGGAAGAAGCTCTGCTTCGTCTCGATCCTGCGCGCCGGGAACGGGCTGCTTGACGGTATGCTTGAACTGGTGCCGTCGGCACGGGTGGGACATATCGGTCTCTATCGTGATCCGAAGACGCTGGAGCCAGTCGAATATTACATGAAGCTGCCGGAACATCGGGACGAACGGCTCTTCATCGTCGTTGATCCGATGCTGGCGACCGGTAACTCCGCTGTCGCAGCCATCGAGCGGCTCAAGGCCGCAGGTGCAACGAACATCAAGTTCGTCTGCCTGCTGGCCGCGCCGGAAGGCATCGAAACCTTCCAGAAAGCATTGCCGGACGTACCTGTCTTCACCGCTTCCATCGACCGGCAACTGAACGAGAAGGGCTATATCATGCCCGGTCTCGGCGATGCCGGAGACAGGATGTACGGCACCAAGTAG